A section of the Pithys albifrons albifrons isolate INPA30051 chromosome 30, PitAlb_v1, whole genome shotgun sequence genome encodes:
- the LOC139683926 gene encoding scale keratin-like gives MSCYDLCPPKSSVAVPQPIAESCNELCARQCPDSTAFIQPPPVVVTFPGPILSSFPQQAVVGSAGAPAFGGNLGLGGLYPSAAATQASGGLCTFGTACAAPACSPCVLPRSSRNIWNVCGSC, from the coding sequence ATGTCGTGCTACGATCTGTGCCCCCCGAAGAGCAGcgtggctgtgccccagcccatcGCCGAGAGCTGCAACGAGCTGTGTGCCCGCCAGTGCCCCGACTCCACGGCCTTCATCCAGCCGCCCCCTGTCGTCGTCACCTTccccggccccatcctcagctccttcccccagcaaGCCGTGGTGGGCTCGGCCGGAGCCCCCGCCTTTGGGGGcaacctggggctggggggcctcTACCCCTCTGCTGCGGCCACCCAGGCCTCGGGGGGCCTCTGCACCTTTGGCACAGCCTGCGCTGCTCCCGCCTGCAGCCCTTGTGTCCTGCCCCGCTCCTCCAGGAACATCTGGAATGTCTGTGGGTCCTGCTAA